Proteins encoded together in one Telopea speciosissima isolate NSW1024214 ecotype Mountain lineage chromosome 6, Tspe_v1, whole genome shotgun sequence window:
- the LOC122665489 gene encoding uncharacterized mitochondrial protein AtMg00810-like → MDPYFFIFKDDHHTIYVLIYVDDILVTSNSAARVTTLLTQLSSEFTIKDLGPLSFFLGIEATYNSTCLLLFQSRYVSDLLQRAGMMDCKPSSTPMAITFISSNTGSVPFAGATKYRSIVGALQYVTLTLPDVAFTANHVCEFMHAPTEDHSGLLSNASCVI, encoded by the coding sequence ATGGATCCgtacttctttattttcaaGGATGATCATCATACCATCTACGTActtatatatgttgatgacattttggtgacAAGCAACTCTGCTGCTCGTGTTACTACACTTCTTACCCAGTTGTCGTCTGAGTTTACTATTAAGGACCTTGGGccactctctttttttcttggaattgaAGCAACCTACAACtctacttgtcttcttctttttcagtcCCGTTATGTATCAGATCTTCTCCAACGGGCTGGTATGATGGATTGCAAACCCAGCTCCACTCCCATGGCCATCACCTTCATATCCTCTAACACAGGGAGTGTTCCTTTTGCCGGTGCCACTAAGTACCGTTCCATCGTGGGTGCCCTCCAATATGTCACCCTCACTCTCCCTGACGTtgcctttactgccaaccatGTTTGTGAGTTCATGCATGCCCCTACTGAGGATCATAGTGGTCTCTTGTCAAATGCATCCTGCGTTATTTGA